Below is a genomic region from Leptospira yasudae.
AGAGATAAGAATGTGTCGTTTTCGTAATGATTCCGCAAGCGGTTCCGTTGGTCGGATGCGTAAGCGCCGGCAAACTGATGCTTGCAGGAAGCGGAATCTCCTTCAAGACGTTGTTGACCAGAGGAACGATCAAGGACGGAACCAGGGGATCCACCACGGAGAGAATTCCTTTCGGATCCAGACCGAACGGATTCGGCGCCCCCGCACCGGAAGAACCTTCCAGAATATCCAACGTGTAAGACAAGGTCGAACCGTTTGAAATTTTGATCTGCAACGCGTTGAGATTCGCATACGCAGGATTTCCCGTCGGATTGGAAAAGGTTACGAAATCGAAATCCGCAAGTCCTTTCAAACTCGCTCTCGCCGTACTGATGAGATAGGTGGAGTTGTCCGCTCTCTTTCCTAAGATCGAAAGTTGGATATCGGTGAAGTTCACTTCCAATTTCGGCTTAGCGGTTCCCACCACGGGCTTCAACGTTCCGTTCGGAGCTTGAATCGGACTCACCTGAATGATGATGTCGTCCGTTCCGCTGATCGCGGGAACAACCGCTCCCGTTACGGGATCGATTCCGATCAAAGACGATCTTCCCGGAGCGAGAATGTTTACGATCGGAGAAACCTTAATCAGCGATTCCGTCAATTGAAAGAGAGGATCGCTTCCCGCATACAGCTTGATCGTATCGATGAACGCCTTATCGATGCTCAGATCCAAAGCCCGGTTCTTCCAAAGATGATACGCGGCTTGTGTGATCGAGTCGACCGTCAAAGAAAGAAGAAGACCTGGATTGGCGTTGCTGTTGGAAAATTGATAGAGATTGCTCATCGCTCCGGTCGGCTTGCTGACTACGAAACCGTTCGTAACTTGATGCGTACGAGGAGAACCGATCGGACTCGCCGCCGAGATTCCGAGATCGATGGAACCCACGATTCCCTTGTTCAATCCCGTTACGCGCACTTGAGAATCCGCACCCAACTGAATCTTGATGTTCAACGCGAAGTTAGCCAAAGGCGCCGGAAGATAAGAAGGCAGAGCGATATTGACTCCCGGATTTTTCAAGGACCCGATGATGGAGTTCAAAACGGACGGAGCCACGTCTTCGATAAAGTTACGAAGCATCGAACGTGTGATGAGAGGAGTCAAAGAAGGAACCATTCCGTTCGCCGCACCTTCCGTGGTTCCGGACAACCAGCCCGCGATTCCGCTCGTTGTAGCCTCAAGAAGAACCGAGTTCACTCTTCCGGTTCTATCCTTTACCGTAAGATTGTTCGACCAATCCGTCGTATTGAAGTTGGTCAAGTTCGTAATCGGAGTAAAAATGTTAAGCGAAGCGTCTCCGTTCGTGTCTACGGTCAGACTCGCCTTTCCGGTCGTGGAACGGTCCGCAGGCGGAGCGTCGTTGTAGTTCAGATAGGCGGTCGTCGAGAATACGAAACGGTTCCCCGCGCCGATCACCAAAAAGAGAGAACCGCGGCTTCTCGCGATCATAATCATGTCGACTGCGAGTGTTTTTCCTTTGAAGTCGAATCCCAATTCTCCCGTATTGTTCGCGACCATCGATACGCCGATGTTCTTCAACCCGGGATAACCGGCCACTCCCGTATAAACGGTGATTCCTGTGATATAAACGTCGATATCGAAATCCGTGCAGCTTGTGAAGATCACGGTCGCACAACCTTCTTCCGTAAAGCCTCCCGGATTATCCCCTGCCGGTCCGCAATAACCGTCTCCGAATCCAGTTGCGGAATCTCCGTAGTAACGGATGTAGGCGGGCATGGTAAAACTTCCGATCCCGTTGTAATCGATACAATAGCTCGATCTTCTCGTGGTCGTTTTATCGGAATCGGCAAACTGATTGAAGGTCTTTCCGTTTACCTTAAAATTTCCTGCGGAGAATCGTTCGAGAACCTTGGACAAGAAAGGCATCGCCTGCGCCTGATCGAGAATCAACGAACCGCCGTTGACGATCGGATTGTTCGGTGCGGTATTTACGTTTCCGTAATTGAACGTCGCAAATCGTTTAAACACTTTTCCGGAAGCGACGGTGATTTCGTAATAATAAACGTTCCCTCCGATAAAGGGAGGAATCGCCGAAGTCGTCAGATTGGTGGTAAGCGTAGAACTCATGTTACACGGAGAATTGCAGATGTTGATCCCAGTCGTGTTCGTATCCCCCATGTGTTTGAGTTGGATGGATTGGATCGAGTTCGCACCGACGACCGGATTGTTGAACGTGGAAGTCAACGTCAAGGTCGGGGTAGTCGCCTTGTTGAACGTGACGTCGTTCGTTCCGCCGAGAGTGTTCGTCGTATTGATCTTATTCGTCATCAAATAGTCCGGCTCCGTGGTGAAACTCTGCGAATAGTTCGTAAGATTTTGACCGTCGATCGTTTTGGACGCGCTCGTTAAACTCAGAGTATATTGTTCGTTGGTTTTAAATTCCCGATACGGATCGAAAACCAAACGCGAACTGGAAGCCCAATAAAAAACCCCGCCTTTTCCCGGACCGGGCAGGACTCCGGCGCTCGGAGATAAGGACAAATCCGCTTGAACGGTTGCCTTGTTCATAGGATGAGAAAAACGGATCTCGATACTTTTATAACGATCCACGTCCGATGTGGATGAAATAAAAAGAATCGCTTCGGGAGCCGCGGTTCCGAAGTTGGCAGGAAGACTCGCGGGAGTATCCGTCTCCGTATAAGGAGCGACCACGTTAGCCGAAACCGAAGTATCAGTCGCCACTCCGAAAAGGGATAAGACGCTGTTCAAAGGAGAATTCGCGTTTTTCTCTCCCGAACAAGCCGATACAAAACATACCACGACCGAAAGAATTCCCGAAAGGATTATACGTTTCTTTCCGTTCATCTTGATTACCCCGTTCTTCTCTGTATTTATTCTCATCACTACTGCACCGAAAACATAAAGTTCATATCGTCCCACAACGTCGACGTCGGTTGATCGTTGTTCCAATTGTCATACATGTAAAAACCGACGGGTGAGAATTTTCTTCCCGCCTGATAGATGTCCGCCATCTGACGGATCAAGGTTCCCGTCGAAAATAAAAAGGAACGGTTCGTATCTTCCTTGTTCTGGATGATGTCCGACCGTAGGAAATTTTTCACGTCCGCGAACAGATCCTTCACGGCAAAGGAAGGATTCATAAACATCTTCGCTTCCAGATAACTGAAAAAACCGCCGCTCGCAGCGAGATAATAACCCGTTCCATACAAAGGTCTTCCGTACGGAGACATCGCTTCCAGCACGGGAGGAAGACTTTGCGTGAGAATATTGGTGATCGTATACGATCTCGTATTATCTGCGTTGTAAAAAAGGGAAGAAGCCAAATTCAACAGCTGCGTAATATCGGCGCTGCTCGGAGAGATATCCAAAAGAAGATTCAGAAGAAAATCCAAACTCGCAACGACGGACCAACCGGAACTTCTGGAAAGATAATCCTTAAACAGATTCACGACGTCGTCCACTCCGCTCCACAAAGGATCGAAGATGTTCGTTCCGTTGACGGTCGGATAGTTCGCTACCTTGTCTCTCCATTCCGTGAACTTCATTTCAATGTTGAACTGAGTCGCGGTCGGACTTTCCACGGTAAGTTTGATTTCACCCATCACGAGTTTTAATCCGTTGAAGACCTTCGTCTTAACGTTTACGTTAGCCGGAAGACCGAGTTGACCTAAGAATTTCGTAAGCCCGGTAAGAAGTTGCGTTTTACCGATTAAGTTCAAAGCCCCGTCTTGAAAGCGTCTCGTGTTTTCGGAGAGAACGCTGATCAAGGTTCTATATTCCTGCGCGCCCGAACTCGTGATCGGATAGTATTCCATCACCGAAGCGACCGGATTCCGAAAACCGTCCGCCATTCCCACGATACGGACCTGCGTGAAACTCGGAGGCGCCGGGTTCGTAGGATTGGTCGCGGTCGTATCGGGACCGAAGAACACGAGAGGTCTGGAAAGAATTTCGGAAAGGTTGGTAAGAAGAGTATAAGGATTTTTGAATCCTGCGGTCTGCTGACCGGAGACTTGATCGTCCATCGCTTTTGCTAATGCGACAACGAGAGGAGTGAGGGTGTTTCTCTGACTCCAATTGCTGTTCACAAGATCCGGAATCACTTTCGTGGAAGTGGTAAAACCCAGTCGTTCCAAAACGGGAACGTTCAACGAAATCACCGGAGGAAGCATACCGTAGATCAAATCCGGATTCGGAACGATCAAGGACCAAAGCGCAGGATATACGAACGTGACTTGAAAGGCCTGTTGGCCGTCTGCTCCGAATCCCCAACCTTCGAGCAGCATCACCGAATCGCCGGGAGTGTTGGAAAGATGCGTTAGATCGGAACCGGCCGCGCTGTATGTTTTTACGTAGTTCGCATTGTCGATGGTCCAGCGTCCGTTGTCCGCCGCGCAGGAAGTAGGATTACAATTCGGTTTGAGATTGAGCATTCCCACAAGACCGTTCCCGATCGCGGTGATAAATAAAGCCTCTTCGAACGCGACGGTTGCGGCCAATTTTGCACGAACGGGAAGAACGGCAACAAACCGTTTTTCATACATGAGCCACTGGAGATTTTTGTAGAAGGCTTCTTCGTCGCTGTCCACCGCGCGTTGTGCGTCGGTTTTCGGAATTTCGGTGATGTTATAAAACGTATTCGGAACGTTCGCTCCGTTCTGATAATTTCCGCGCAATCCCACATATTTCGTGTTATTCGGAGCGGGCAGATTGAGCTGAACCTCGTAACTGTGCGTTTGCCAACTCGATTGATACAGGGTTTCGGATAAATCGTTGTTGCGAGTGATCGTTCCGTCCGGGGACAGATAATTTCCCGCGCCGTCTCTGCGGTTTTTGTTGTAATAAGGACCGTATCCGCCGTATGTCACTCGTTTGATCCAATTCAGAGCCCAAGGAAGCGTTTTATTGTAAACTCGATCGAAGTTCGCCGCGGCCGGATCGGTAACGGGAGCGGTAATTCCTCTCGCATTATTTTCCAAAAGGGAAAGAACGCGGCTGTTCAAATCGAAAGAATGAACTGCGCCGTTGCGATAAACTTTCCCGCTATTCTTACTTAAATTCGTAATATTCTTAAAATTGAATGAATCCGAAGAGCCCATCACCGACTTTAAGGAATGAATGGCGTCCCCTACGGTCAATTCTCCGCCCGTGGTTCCATTTACCCAATCGTTCCCGGTGGCCGCAGTATCCCAGGTAAAACCGTAGTTGTTGGCGATCGTTAAAACCACGAAAAGGGTTTCGAGGGCTGACATGGAACGGCTCGTTCCGTCGTAGGCGCGATCCTTACCGTCCACGTCGATTCGGATCAGTTCCTTGAG
It encodes:
- a CDS encoding Ig-like domain-containing protein; this encodes MRINTEKNGVIKMNGKKRIILSGILSVVVCFVSACSGEKNANSPLNSVLSLFGVATDTSVSANVVAPYTETDTPASLPANFGTAAPEAILFISSTSDVDRYKSIEIRFSHPMNKATVQADLSLSPSAGVLPGPGKGGVFYWASSSRLVFDPYREFKTNEQYTLSLTSASKTIDGQNLTNYSQSFTTEPDYLMTNKINTTNTLGGTNDVTFNKATTPTLTLTSTFNNPVVGANSIQSIQLKHMGDTNTTGINICNSPCNMSSTLTTNLTTSAIPPFIGGNVYYYEITVASGKVFKRFATFNYGNVNTAPNNPIVNGGSLILDQAQAMPFLSKVLERFSAGNFKVNGKTFNQFADSDKTTTRRSSYCIDYNGIGSFTMPAYIRYYGDSATGFGDGYCGPAGDNPGGFTEEGCATVIFTSCTDFDIDVYITGITVYTGVAGYPGLKNIGVSMVANNTGELGFDFKGKTLAVDMIMIARSRGSLFLVIGAGNRFVFSTTAYLNYNDAPPADRSTTGKASLTVDTNGDASLNIFTPITNLTNFNTTDWSNNLTVKDRTGRVNSVLLEATTSGIAGWLSGTTEGAANGMVPSLTPLITRSMLRNFIEDVAPSVLNSIIGSLKNPGVNIALPSYLPAPLANFALNIKIQLGADSQVRVTGLNKGIVGSIDLGISAASPIGSPRTHQVTNGFVVSKPTGAMSNLYQFSNSNANPGLLLSLTVDSITQAAYHLWKNRALDLSIDKAFIDTIKLYAGSDPLFQLTESLIKVSPIVNILAPGRSSLIGIDPVTGAVVPAISGTDDIIIQVSPIQAPNGTLKPVVGTAKPKLEVNFTDIQLSILGKRADNSTYLISTARASLKGLADFDFVTFSNPTGNPAYANLNALQIKISNGSTLSYTLDILEGSSGAGAPNPFGLDPKGILSVVDPLVPSLIVPLVNNVLKEIPLPASISLPALTHPTNGTACGIITKTTHSYLYTLPIADTEPYPYVFGGLRLTSGGPAAADPGVLITCP